In one Corallococcus sp. EGB genomic region, the following are encoded:
- a CDS encoding RHS repeat-associated core domain-containing protein has protein sequence MLTALDSNVTAITPGAAEFQVARGSVVEDSAGSRQATLLFSPGTQAEVFLRDGTRVPLTGPFHVRATEYTVGPEGPAAMPGVLPSTSGYTYAVELSVDEALETGATEVRFSPPVQGYVDNFLAFPAGLVVPSGYYDRRQGRWRASDNGRIIALVGKRDGLAQIDADGDGAPDDREHLTALGITDAERARLASLYAVGKSLWRVPVTHFTPFDYNWPFGPPPDAQEPEQPEPRPETPEAQPDCESGSIIECQNQTLGEVLSIPGTPFQLHYRSDRATARSANRALRIPLSGSHVPASLKSIVLIVNVAGQSFARAFPARPNQSYRFVWDGLDAFGRQVWGEQTARIRVGYVYELSYYPSPDDQSQAWARYGNRSTRFEGPDGRDMTLWQFHTATLVSLPDFSQLGGWSLDAHHAYDPWRSTLYPGQGGALPGRESLGKTPRVLATATPTFSGDHGPAKHARLAAPQGVAVAADGTVYIADTGNHRVRQVKPHGVIATVAGNGVKGAAGDGGRALIASLDTPQAVAVGPEGTLYIADTGNHRIRRVTPDGIISTVAGTGLAADGGDGGPATLANLNAPAGVAVGPDGSVYLADTGNHRIRRVTPDGIISTVAGTGARGNAGEGGLATGANLDTPRALVVGPEGFISFVDSGNRRLRRVDTEGRLFTLLTSPDEEELRTGRTRGRQLYDESPRGWLWGLALGPDGSLYTSSSHRCLLHRLFPDGSVWAINNGGCGGDPLEEGTSASLTAPKGLALALDGSLLVADASQFVVRRVSLDGGLFVFAGGEPEAPVVTSPAPPQYPVGTLETPCGQVDDLVPSPDGSELYGFGWQGRHLCTLEAWTLAVRYRFSYDEDARLVAITDGTGLTTRIERDAAGAPTAILAPHGQRTGLKVGIDGWLAFVARPGRERLTLTYQDGGLLSSLRDERGGLHLFEYSPEGWLTKDSQPSGGFKALTRAQEETGYSVTLATAMGRTRKYLLEDLESGVQRRITTAADGTAWTTLRSPNGTTVYTAPDGTVTTVVETPEPRLGMQSPLVASRTVKLPSGLTSTSTHQREVTLLPQGTLMDVGTQTDTMTVNGRATTVRYEASGRRLLSTSPMGRVSILTLDAQGRLYKAEASGLLPVEFTYDEEGRPGSVVQGSRRRAFTYGADGTLRSVTDGMGRATVLTRDEAGRITSSTLPGDRVTGFTYVTGNGPASMTPPGRPSHAFQYTATEALASYTPPGGSAFSSGYSYDLDDALTEFRPPGGTVSFAYDAAGRLLTLNIPGTRVTTGYDSAGRLRSLASTSGVGLEFSHDGPLVTGVSWKGAVAGTLRYSHDTDLRVAAVSVNGETPVAYTYDLDGLLVSAGALTLSRRDDSGLLEGTRLGSVSTVEASNAYGELESWSAASGDAPLLSYQLERDVPGRIVRRTETEGTTVHTDVFTHDEAGRLASVTRDGVLLETNTYDANGNRTSILRDTLRTATHDPQDRLLSFGNKTYGYGPGGDLQTRTEGTRTTQYAYDALGALVHVELPEGTQVEYVLDAASRRVGKRVDGTLIQGFLYEGRRVIAELDGAGNVVSRFVHATRGHAPDFMLKGGITYRILTDPLGSPRLVVDTRNGAVVQRMEYDVWGNVVADSNPGFQPFGFAGGLYDRDTKLTRFGARDYDAETGRWTAKDPIRFAGGDSNLYAYVGNDPVNLIDPSGRFAGPTPVVTVATGVSLNWVAGAGLAFSGGWLAGTWLNENFLEAPIQAFLWRHFGDGGLDGGMCHVAIKPHGNSASSPRTTFLYRLADRDTGEHLKWGVSQNPEGRYPSKFMKDKFLFIEDQGPRRLMLDIERDMVELDPGPLNHEPWAGKGLP, from the coding sequence GTGCTGACCGCCCTGGACTCCAACGTCACGGCCATCACGCCGGGAGCCGCGGAGTTCCAGGTCGCGCGGGGCAGCGTGGTGGAGGACAGCGCCGGCAGCCGACAGGCCACCCTGCTGTTCTCACCCGGAACCCAGGCGGAGGTGTTCCTGCGCGATGGGACCCGGGTTCCCCTGACGGGACCGTTTCACGTGCGCGCGACCGAATACACCGTGGGGCCAGAGGGCCCCGCGGCCATGCCCGGCGTGCTGCCCTCCACCAGCGGCTACACCTACGCCGTGGAACTGAGCGTGGACGAAGCGCTGGAGACGGGCGCCACCGAGGTTCGCTTCAGCCCGCCCGTCCAGGGCTACGTGGACAACTTCCTGGCCTTTCCAGCGGGTCTCGTCGTGCCCTCCGGCTACTACGACCGGCGGCAGGGACGCTGGCGCGCCTCGGACAATGGGCGGATCATCGCGCTCGTTGGGAAACGCGACGGGCTCGCTCAAATCGATGCGGATGGGGACGGCGCGCCTGACGACCGCGAGCACCTGACCGCCCTGGGCATCACCGATGCGGAGCGTGCGCGCCTGGCATCCCTGTATGCCGTGGGCAAGAGCCTGTGGCGGGTGCCCGTCACGCACTTCACGCCGTTTGACTACAACTGGCCCTTCGGGCCGCCACCGGATGCGCAAGAGCCCGAGCAGCCCGAGCCACGGCCGGAGACTCCCGAGGCCCAGCCCGACTGTGAGAGCGGCAGCATCATCGAATGCCAGAACCAGACGCTGGGCGAGGTCCTGTCCATTCCCGGGACACCCTTCCAGCTCCACTACCGCAGTGACCGGGCCACGGCCCGCAGCGCCAACCGGGCCCTCCGGATTCCGCTGAGCGGAAGCCACGTCCCCGCGAGCTTGAAGAGCATCGTCCTCATCGTGAACGTCGCGGGACAGTCCTTCGCCCGCGCCTTCCCCGCGCGTCCGAACCAGAGCTATCGCTTCGTATGGGATGGCCTGGATGCCTTTGGCCGGCAGGTCTGGGGAGAGCAGACCGCCCGCATCCGGGTCGGCTATGTCTATGAATTGAGCTACTACCCGAGCCCGGATGATCAATCCCAGGCCTGGGCCCGGTATGGGAATCGAAGCACCCGGTTCGAGGGACCTGACGGCAGGGACATGACGCTGTGGCAGTTCCACACCGCCACGCTCGTCTCCCTGCCGGATTTCAGCCAGCTGGGAGGCTGGAGCCTGGACGCGCATCACGCCTACGACCCGTGGCGCAGCACCCTCTACCCGGGCCAGGGAGGAGCCCTTCCCGGGCGGGAATCCCTGGGCAAGACGCCTCGGGTGCTGGCCACCGCGACGCCGACCTTCAGCGGAGACCACGGACCGGCGAAGCACGCGCGCCTCGCCGCGCCCCAGGGGGTCGCGGTCGCGGCGGACGGGACGGTCTACATCGCGGACACGGGCAACCACCGCGTCCGCCAGGTGAAGCCCCATGGCGTCATCGCCACGGTGGCAGGCAACGGAGTGAAGGGCGCGGCGGGAGACGGCGGCAGGGCGCTCATCGCCAGCCTGGACACTCCCCAGGCGGTGGCCGTTGGGCCGGAGGGAACCCTCTACATCGCGGACACGGGCAACCACCGCATCCGGCGCGTCACTCCGGACGGCATCATCTCCACGGTGGCGGGCACGGGACTCGCGGCGGATGGCGGGGACGGAGGTCCCGCGACCCTGGCGAACCTGAATGCTCCCGCGGGCGTCGCGGTGGGGCCAGACGGCAGCGTCTACCTCGCGGACACGGGCAACCACCGCATCCGGCGCGTCACGCCCGACGGCATCATCTCCACGGTGGCCGGCACGGGAGCCCGTGGCAACGCGGGAGAAGGCGGGCTCGCGACCGGGGCGAACCTGGATACGCCCCGTGCACTGGTCGTGGGCCCCGAAGGCTTCATCTCCTTCGTGGACTCAGGCAACCGCCGCCTGCGCCGTGTCGATACGGAAGGCAGGCTCTTCACGCTGCTCACTTCACCGGACGAGGAGGAGCTGCGCACCGGCAGGACCCGCGGGCGGCAGCTGTACGACGAATCGCCGCGAGGCTGGCTCTGGGGCCTTGCCCTCGGCCCTGACGGCAGCCTCTACACGTCGTCTTCTCACCGATGCCTCCTGCACCGCCTCTTCCCGGATGGAAGTGTCTGGGCCATCAACAACGGCGGATGCGGAGGAGATCCCTTGGAGGAAGGCACCTCCGCGAGCCTCACCGCCCCCAAGGGGCTCGCCTTGGCGCTCGATGGCAGCCTCCTCGTGGCGGACGCGTCCCAGTTCGTCGTCCGCAGGGTGTCGCTGGACGGCGGCCTCTTTGTCTTCGCCGGAGGGGAACCGGAGGCACCGGTCGTCACCTCCCCCGCGCCCCCTCAGTACCCGGTGGGGACCCTGGAGACGCCCTGTGGACAGGTCGATGACCTCGTCCCCTCCCCCGACGGCAGCGAGCTGTATGGCTTTGGTTGGCAGGGCCGGCACCTCTGCACCCTGGAGGCATGGACGCTCGCGGTCCGGTATCGCTTCTCCTACGACGAGGACGCGCGGTTGGTTGCCATCACGGACGGGACTGGCCTCACCACCCGGATTGAACGGGACGCGGCAGGGGCACCGACCGCCATCCTCGCGCCCCACGGTCAGCGCACCGGATTGAAGGTAGGGATTGATGGATGGCTCGCATTCGTCGCCCGGCCGGGCAGGGAGCGCTTGACGTTGACCTACCAGGATGGGGGACTGCTCTCGTCCCTGCGAGACGAGCGCGGCGGGCTGCACCTGTTCGAATACAGTCCGGAAGGCTGGCTGACGAAGGACTCGCAACCTTCGGGAGGATTCAAGGCCCTAACGCGGGCGCAGGAGGAGACGGGCTATTCGGTGACGCTCGCCACCGCGATGGGGCGCACCCGGAAATACTTGCTGGAAGACCTGGAGTCTGGCGTCCAGCGGCGCATCACCACCGCGGCGGATGGGACGGCGTGGACGACGCTGCGTTCACCCAATGGCACCACGGTCTACACCGCACCGGATGGCACGGTCACCACGGTGGTGGAGACGCCGGAGCCCCGCCTGGGCATGCAGTCACCGCTCGTGGCATCGCGCACCGTGAAGCTGCCGAGCGGCTTGACCTCCACGTCCACCCACCAGCGCGAGGTGACCCTCCTGCCCCAGGGAACGCTGATGGACGTGGGGACCCAGACGGACACGATGACGGTGAATGGCCGGGCCACCACCGTCCGCTATGAAGCCTCTGGCCGGAGGCTCCTCTCCACCAGCCCCATGGGCAGGGTGTCCATCCTCACGCTGGACGCACAGGGGCGCCTCTACAAGGCCGAGGCGTCCGGCCTGCTTCCGGTGGAGTTCACCTACGACGAGGAAGGCCGCCCCGGCTCCGTCGTCCAGGGGAGCCGGCGAAGGGCCTTCACGTATGGAGCGGATGGCACGCTGCGCTCGGTGACGGATGGGATGGGCCGCGCCACCGTCCTCACGCGGGACGAGGCTGGCCGCATCACCTCCAGCACGCTTCCTGGAGACCGTGTCACGGGCTTCACCTACGTGACGGGGAACGGGCCCGCTTCCATGACTCCACCGGGGCGGCCCTCCCACGCGTTCCAGTACACGGCGACAGAGGCACTGGCGTCCTATACGCCTCCTGGAGGGAGCGCCTTTTCGTCGGGCTACAGCTACGACCTGGATGACGCCCTCACCGAGTTCCGCCCGCCCGGCGGCACCGTGTCATTCGCCTATGACGCCGCGGGGCGACTCCTCACCCTGAACATCCCGGGCACGCGCGTCACGACTGGCTATGACAGTGCGGGACGTCTCCGCTCGCTCGCGAGCACCTCCGGGGTGGGGCTCGAATTCAGCCACGACGGTCCGCTGGTGACCGGTGTGTCCTGGAAGGGAGCCGTGGCAGGGACGCTCCGGTACAGTCACGACACGGACCTCCGGGTCGCGGCGGTGTCTGTCAATGGCGAGACGCCCGTGGCGTATACCTATGACCTGGATGGACTGCTCGTCTCTGCGGGAGCGCTGACGCTGTCACGGCGCGACGACAGCGGCCTGCTTGAGGGAACACGGCTCGGCTCGGTCTCCACCGTTGAAGCCTCCAACGCCTATGGAGAGCTGGAGTCCTGGTCCGCAGCTTCCGGAGACGCTCCGCTGCTGTCCTACCAACTCGAGCGCGACGTGCCGGGCCGCATCGTCCGGCGGACCGAAACCGAGGGGACCACCGTCCATACGGACGTCTTCACCCATGACGAGGCTGGACGGCTGGCGTCCGTCACTCGCGACGGGGTCCTGCTGGAGACGAACACCTACGATGCCAATGGCAACCGCACTTCCATCCTTCGGGACACGCTGCGAACAGCCACCCATGATCCCCAGGACCGGCTCCTGTCTTTTGGGAACAAGACCTACGGCTACGGACCTGGTGGGGACCTCCAGACGCGCACGGAGGGAACGCGCACCACCCAGTACGCATATGACGCGCTTGGCGCGCTGGTACACGTCGAACTCCCGGAGGGCACGCAGGTCGAGTACGTGCTCGACGCTGCGTCGAGGCGGGTCGGCAAGAGGGTGGATGGCACGCTCATCCAGGGCTTCCTCTACGAGGGGCGGCGGGTCATCGCGGAGCTCGATGGCGCGGGGAATGTCGTCAGCCGATTTGTCCATGCGACGCGGGGGCATGCGCCTGACTTCATGCTCAAGGGAGGCATCACCTACCGCATCCTCACGGACCCACTGGGGAGCCCGCGGCTCGTGGTCGACACCCGGAATGGCGCGGTGGTGCAGCGCATGGAGTACGACGTCTGGGGCAACGTCGTCGCGGACTCGAACCCCGGCTTCCAGCCCTTCGGCTTCGCGGGAGGCCTCTATGACCGGGACACGAAGCTGACCCGCTTCGGGGCGCGGGACTACGACGCCGAGACGGGGCGATGGACGGCCAAGGACCCGATTCGATTCGCGGGCGGGGACTCCAACCTCTATGCCTACGTGGGCAACGATCCGGTCAACCTGATTGACCCAAGTGGGCGTTTCGCGGGTCCTACGCCCGTCGTGACGGTCGCGACAGGCGTGTCCCTCAACTGGGTGGCAGGAGCAGGACTCGCTTTCTCAGGCGGATGGCTCGCGGGTACCTGGCTCAATGAGAACTTCCTGGAGGCGCCCATCCAGGCCTTTCTCTGGAGGCACTTCGGCGACGGCGGGCTGGATGGGGGCATGTGCCATGTCGCCATCAAGCCGCATGGAAACTCTGCCAGCAGCCCACGCACGACGTTTCTCTATCGACTCGCGGATCGAGACACGGGAGAACACTTGAAGTGGGGCGTCAGCCAGAATCCTGAAGGCCGCTACCCTTCGAAGTTCATGAAAGACAAATTTCTCTTCATCGAAGACCAAGGACCGCGCCGACTGATGCTCGACATTGAACGTGACATGGTGGAACTCGATCCCGGACCACTCAACCATGAGCCCTGGGCAGGCAAGGGACTCCCATGA